In Methanosarcina siciliae T4/M, one genomic interval encodes:
- a CDS encoding 50S ribosomal protein L19e: MSDLFNQKKLASKVLGCGLDRVWLDPEASEEIASAITREDIRGLIEKGTIKVKPVKGVSRGRARALDAKRKYGHCKGYGSRKGKKGARTPKKEQWIKKIRALRRRLKELRADGALDKSVYCRLYRKAKGGEYRSVSHLNSHLESEKLLKKE; the protein is encoded by the coding sequence ATGTCCGATTTGTTCAACCAGAAGAAATTGGCTTCTAAAGTTCTTGGATGCGGGCTTGACAGGGTATGGCTTGATCCCGAAGCCTCCGAAGAAATCGCCTCCGCAATAACAAGAGAAGATATCCGTGGGCTTATTGAGAAAGGTACAATTAAAGTAAAGCCTGTAAAAGGAGTCAGCAGAGGCAGGGCCAGAGCACTTGATGCCAAGCGTAAGTACGGGCACTGCAAGGGATATGGTTCCAGAAAGGGTAAGAAAGGAGCCCGTACTCCCAAGAAGGAGCAGTGGATCAAAAAGATCCGGGCTCTCAGAAGAAGACTCAAGGAGCTGCGTGCAGACGGAGCCCTTGACAAGTCGGTGTACTGCAGACTCTACAGAAAGGCCAAAGGCGGAGAATACAGAAGTGTTTCTCACCTTAACTCCCACCTTGAGTCCGAAAAACTGTTAAAGAAAGAATAA
- a CDS encoding 50S ribosomal protein L32e, with product MAEEFNEVEGTNEVEGTSVSTLDMDPESRRLFNVRKVQKGKKPQFKRTCSHKFKRLDDNWRRPRGSQGKQRRKYVSKGALAQVGYGSPVAVKGLHPSGYSDVLISSIAELELIDPSYEAIRIAGTIGAQKKALIIAKAEEIGIKVLNPGRGE from the coding sequence ATGGCAGAAGAATTTAATGAAGTTGAAGGTACCAATGAAGTTGAAGGTACTTCTGTTTCCACTCTTGATATGGATCCTGAATCCAGGCGCTTATTCAATGTGAGAAAGGTTCAGAAAGGAAAGAAACCTCAGTTCAAGAGAACCTGCAGCCACAAGTTCAAAAGGCTTGATGACAACTGGAGGCGTCCGAGAGGTTCTCAGGGTAAGCAGCGCAGAAAGTACGTCTCAAAAGGTGCGCTTGCCCAGGTAGGATACGGAAGCCCGGTTGCAGTTAAAGGCCTGCACCCTTCGGGTTATTCTGATGTTCTTATTTCCAGCATTGCTGAGCTTGAGCTTATTGACCCGTCTTACGAAGCTATCAGGATAGCAGGGACAATAGGTGCACAAAAGAAAGCCCTTATTATTGCAAAAGCTGAAGAAATCGGGATTAAAGTCCTGAACCCTGGAAGGGGTGAGTAA
- a CDS encoding 50S ribosomal protein L6 has translation MVKEIARTIEVPEGVSVSLAQDVFTATGPRGTVERKLWYPGIKIDVRDGEVVVDAEYARKEQKAMVGTFASHIRNLVKGVNEGFECKMSIVYAHFPMQVKVDGKTFVIGNFLGEKKPRVAKIIGETKVKVSGNDVTITGINKEDVGQTAANIEQKTKIKRFDPRIFQDGIYIVQKA, from the coding sequence ATGGTTAAGGAAATTGCAAGAACAATAGAGGTTCCTGAAGGAGTTTCCGTCTCTCTCGCTCAGGATGTCTTTACAGCCACGGGTCCCAGGGGAACTGTCGAAAGAAAGTTGTGGTACCCCGGAATCAAGATCGACGTAAGGGATGGCGAAGTGGTAGTCGACGCCGAATATGCCCGGAAGGAACAGAAAGCCATGGTGGGAACCTTTGCTTCTCATATCAGGAACCTGGTCAAAGGCGTAAATGAAGGCTTTGAATGCAAGATGTCCATTGTGTACGCTCACTTTCCTATGCAGGTCAAAGTTGATGGCAAAACCTTCGTAATCGGGAACTTCCTTGGAGAAAAGAAGCCAAGAGTTGCAAAAATCATTGGCGAGACAAAGGTTAAGGTAAGTGGGAACGATGTCACAATTACCGGAATCAACAAGGAAGATGTCGGGCAGACTGCCGCAAACATAGAACAGAAGACCAAGATTAAGAGGTTCGATCCGAGGATCTTCCAGGATGGAATCTACATAGTGCAGAAGGCCTGA
- a CDS encoding 30S ribosomal protein S8, translated as MVLLDPLANALSTIKNAEAIGKSSCIVRPASKNIGNVLKVMQDLGYIGDFEFIDDGKAGIYSITLVGRINKCGAIKPRYSVGTVSFERWEKQFLPAKNFGALIVTTSSGVMSQYEARDKKIGGQLLAYVY; from the coding sequence ATGGTATTACTTGATCCTCTTGCAAACGCCCTTTCCACTATCAAAAATGCGGAAGCCATTGGGAAGAGCTCCTGTATTGTCAGGCCTGCTTCTAAAAATATTGGCAACGTCCTGAAGGTTATGCAGGATCTAGGCTACATCGGAGATTTCGAGTTTATCGACGATGGAAAAGCCGGAATCTACAGCATTACCCTTGTGGGAAGAATCAACAAGTGCGGTGCAATCAAGCCGCGGTATTCCGTAGGAACAGTCAGTTTCGAACGCTGGGAAAAGCAGTTCCTGCCAGCAAAGAACTTTGGTGCCCTTATAGTAACCACTTCAAGCGGGGTTATGTCTCAATACGAGGCCCGTGATAAGAAGATTGGTGGGCAACTTCTTGCTTATGTGTACTGA
- a CDS encoding 30S ribosomal protein S14 has product MKETINKSGKGVNECKRCGRKQGLVRKYDIYLCRHCFREIAHEMGFEKYS; this is encoded by the coding sequence ATGAAAGAGACGATAAACAAGTCCGGTAAAGGAGTAAACGAATGCAAGCGGTGCGGGAGGAAACAGGGACTTGTCCGCAAGTACGACATTTACCTCTGCAGGCACTGTTTCAGGGAGATTGCCCACGAGATGGGCTTTGAGAAGTATTCGTAA
- a CDS encoding 50S ribosomal protein L5, translated as MRTPMVEKVIVHMGVGESGQHLVNAEDILRNITGQEVVRCFAKRTLPAFSIKKNEPIGCKVTLRGQKAQEFLETAIGIVEKTLNRSQFDSLGNVSFGIEEHTDFPGMRYDPNIGVFGMDVTVVLKRPGERICKRRIAARKIPVDHRVTVDDAIAFLNESYGVEVM; from the coding sequence ATGCGCACCCCGATGGTTGAAAAGGTAATTGTCCACATGGGTGTCGGAGAAAGTGGTCAGCACCTTGTAAATGCCGAAGATATCCTCCGGAATATCACAGGGCAGGAAGTCGTAAGGTGCTTTGCCAAAAGGACCCTTCCCGCTTTCTCGATCAAAAAGAATGAACCCATAGGCTGCAAGGTAACCCTCAGGGGCCAGAAAGCCCAGGAGTTCCTTGAGACCGCTATCGGGATTGTCGAAAAGACCCTGAACAGGTCCCAGTTCGATTCCCTCGGAAACGTCTCTTTCGGCATTGAAGAACACACTGACTTTCCGGGTATGAGGTATGACCCTAATATCGGGGTTTTCGGAATGGACGTAACAGTGGTACTCAAACGCCCGGGAGAAAGGATCTGCAAGAGGAGAATTGCAGCCCGAAAGATCCCGGTTGACCACAGGGTCACGGTGGACGATGCGATCGCCTTCCTTAACGAAAGTTATGGCGTGGAGGTCATGTAA
- a CDS encoding 30S ribosomal protein S4e, producing the protein MTHQKRLSVPKSWKVGKKGNKWISTTRPGPHSQARSLPLGIIIRDILKLVDNSREGKRILSEGNVLVDGIPRKDLRFPVGLFDVISLPLVNEAYRMLQDEKGRLTLHKLNETKVNKLCRINNKMTVKGGKVQLNLNDGTNIIGSNEYGTKDSLILSIPDKQVVKHLKFEVGNLAMVVGGRHSGETGKIMEIREVKSSRHNTVMISGENDFETIEDYVIVIGEDKPEIRLGGEISE; encoded by the coding sequence GTGACACACCAGAAAAGATTATCAGTTCCAAAGAGCTGGAAGGTCGGGAAAAAAGGTAACAAGTGGATCTCCACTACCCGCCCGGGGCCTCACAGCCAGGCTCGCAGTCTTCCGCTCGGAATTATCATCCGGGACATTCTCAAGCTTGTTGACAACAGCAGGGAAGGTAAAAGGATCCTCTCCGAAGGAAACGTCCTTGTTGACGGGATCCCGAGGAAAGACCTCAGGTTCCCGGTAGGGCTCTTTGATGTAATTTCCCTCCCTCTCGTAAATGAAGCATACAGGATGCTCCAGGATGAAAAGGGACGTCTGACCCTCCACAAACTCAACGAAACCAAAGTAAACAAGTTGTGCAGGATCAATAACAAGATGACCGTCAAGGGAGGAAAAGTCCAGCTTAACCTCAATGACGGAACCAACATAATAGGGTCCAATGAATACGGGACGAAAGACTCCCTGATTCTTTCCATTCCTGACAAGCAGGTAGTAAAACACCTGAAGTTTGAAGTCGGCAACCTTGCAATGGTTGTAGGCGGTCGGCACTCTGGCGAAACCGGAAAGATTATGGAGATCAGGGAAGTTAAGAGTTCCAGGCACAATACAGTAATGATCTCCGGAGAAAACGATTTCGAAACAATCGAAGACTACGTAATCGTTATCGGCGAGGACAAACCCGAAATCAGGCTTGGCGGTGAGATAAGTGAGTAA
- the rplX gene encoding 50S ribosomal protein L24, whose protein sequence is MVSKQPRKQRKARYTAPLHIRQKFMGARLSEALAKEYGTRSAAVITGDMVKVMRGDFKGTEGKVQSVSLMDGTITVDGVISTKVDGTEVPRPVNPSNVMITKLEMKDGRRASSIKK, encoded by the coding sequence ATGGTATCCAAACAGCCCAGAAAGCAGAGAAAGGCAAGATACACCGCACCTCTCCATATCAGGCAGAAATTCATGGGTGCAAGACTCAGTGAGGCACTTGCTAAAGAGTACGGCACAAGAAGTGCTGCAGTCATCACTGGCGACATGGTAAAGGTCATGCGTGGGGACTTCAAGGGCACTGAAGGAAAAGTCCAGTCCGTATCCCTTATGGACGGCACGATCACAGTGGACGGAGTCATTTCCACAAAAGTGGACGGCACCGAAGTCCCGAGGCCCGTAAATCCCTCCAATGTCATGATCACAAAACTGGAAATGAAGGACGGGCGCAGAGCGTCAAGCATTAAGAAGTGA
- the rpl14p gene encoding 50S ribosomal protein L14 encodes MKGIRSNIPRALNAGAQIACVDNTGAKVVEIISVKKYRGVKNRMPCAGIGDMCVVSVKKGTPEMRKQILLAVVVRQKQEFRRPDGLRVLFEDNAMVITDEDGIPKGTDIKGPVAREVAERFPKIGTTASIIV; translated from the coding sequence ATGAAAGGCATACGCTCAAACATCCCAAGAGCTCTCAATGCAGGTGCCCAGATCGCCTGTGTGGACAACACCGGGGCAAAAGTTGTTGAGATCATCTCTGTCAAGAAGTACAGAGGCGTCAAAAACAGAATGCCCTGCGCAGGAATTGGGGATATGTGCGTCGTGTCCGTAAAGAAAGGCACCCCCGAAATGAGGAAACAGATTCTCCTCGCAGTGGTGGTCCGCCAGAAGCAGGAGTTCCGCCGTCCTGACGGTCTGCGTGTCTTATTTGAAGACAATGCAATGGTAATCACGGATGAAGACGGAATCCCTAAAGGCACGGACATAAAAGGCCCTGTTGCCAGAGAAGTGGCGGAAAGGTTCCCGAAAATCGGGACAACCGCATCCATTATTGTCTGA
- a CDS encoding 30S ribosomal protein S17: MARDIGLNIPAPSEECDDAYCPFHGTLPVRGQILVGTVVSSKMDNTVVIERQYMKMVSKYQRYEKRRSKIHAHNPACISAKVGDIVTIVECRPISKTKSYVVVKAEVPK; encoded by the coding sequence ATGGCAAGAGATATTGGATTAAATATACCGGCGCCATCAGAGGAATGTGACGATGCGTATTGTCCTTTCCACGGAACACTCCCGGTAAGAGGTCAGATCCTTGTGGGTACCGTGGTCAGCAGTAAAATGGACAACACGGTAGTCATTGAAAGGCAATACATGAAAATGGTGTCGAAATATCAGAGATATGAAAAGAGACGCTCGAAGATTCATGCACATAATCCGGCCTGTATCTCCGCAAAAGTCGGTGACATTGTCACGATTGTGGAATGCAGACCTATAAGCAAGACCAAATCCTACGTTGTTGTCAAAGCAGAGGTGCCCAAATGA
- the rnp1 gene encoding ribonuclease P protein component 1 — protein MRSKVEILPSNLIFHELIGLEIKVINSTNPSLTGIRGRVINETKNMLVVENPESRELKIPKADSEFLFRIPAELSEKGRRSDTFVKIQGNLLLSQPENRIKNIKKLRKWG, from the coding sequence ATGAGATCTAAAGTGGAAATTCTACCTTCGAATCTTATCTTTCATGAACTGATAGGGCTCGAGATCAAGGTGATTAATTCCACTAATCCATCATTAACAGGAATCCGGGGCAGAGTAATCAACGAGACGAAAAATATGCTTGTTGTGGAAAACCCAGAGTCCCGGGAACTGAAGATTCCCAAGGCGGATTCGGAATTTCTCTTCCGGATCCCTGCCGAGCTCTCAGAAAAAGGCCGCAGATCCGATACATTCGTTAAAATTCAGGGAAACCTGCTGCTCTCACAACCCGAAAATCGGATCAAGAACATTAAAAAGCTACGTAAATGGGGCTAA
- the rpmC gene encoding 50S ribosomal protein L29 produces MAILRTNEIRTMTIEERADELENLNNELVRERALTSAGGAPENPGRIGEIRRTIARIKTIQHELNEI; encoded by the coding sequence ATGGCAATTCTCAGGACCAACGAAATCCGGACCATGACGATTGAAGAACGGGCTGATGAACTCGAAAACCTGAATAACGAACTGGTCAGGGAAAGAGCTCTTACCTCTGCAGGCGGGGCTCCGGAAAACCCTGGCAGGATCGGAGAAATCAGGAGAACGATTGCCCGTATAAAGACAATTCAGCACGAGCTAAATGAGATCTAA
- a CDS encoding 30S ribosomal protein S3 has translation MAIEKKFVSDGYVKASMDEYFAEQLSRAGYGGMELNRTPMGTQIVIYSEKPGMVIGKAGKVIRKLTRDVANKYSLENPQIDAQEVKRPELNAQMMASRLAASIERGWYFRKAGHNTLRAVMNAGALGCEVVISGKLTGARSRVEKFVNGYIKHSGNPVEEVVDEGFAVAVKKLGTLGCKVRIIQPGVVLPDSYKVRESVEVEEPAEKPAEKPVEKPVEKAAEAPKKEEKAKAPAPAPEAPAPAPVEEAEVAEPEEAEEEVQAETSEDIEGAELVYVEGSDEVRRQVNGVWQHKHGSYDYWHPMARVHKEAKE, from the coding sequence ATGGCAATAGAGAAAAAATTCGTCAGTGACGGGTACGTCAAAGCTTCCATGGACGAGTATTTTGCAGAACAGCTCAGCAGGGCTGGATACGGCGGCATGGAGTTAAACAGGACCCCCATGGGCACCCAGATTGTTATCTACTCTGAAAAGCCGGGAATGGTAATCGGGAAAGCCGGGAAGGTCATCAGGAAACTTACCCGCGACGTTGCAAACAAATACAGCCTCGAAAACCCGCAGATTGATGCTCAGGAAGTCAAGAGGCCCGAACTTAACGCCCAGATGATGGCGTCCAGGCTTGCCGCTTCCATTGAAAGGGGCTGGTACTTCAGGAAAGCCGGACACAACACTCTCAGAGCAGTCATGAATGCAGGCGCCCTTGGTTGTGAAGTCGTAATTTCCGGAAAGCTTACCGGAGCAAGGTCCAGAGTCGAGAAATTTGTTAACGGGTACATAAAGCACTCCGGAAATCCTGTAGAAGAAGTCGTGGACGAAGGGTTTGCAGTAGCAGTCAAAAAGCTCGGGACTCTTGGTTGCAAAGTCAGGATCATTCAGCCTGGCGTTGTACTTCCCGACTCCTACAAAGTCAGGGAATCCGTCGAAGTTGAAGAACCCGCTGAAAAGCCTGCTGAGAAGCCTGTTGAGAAGCCTGTTGAGAAAGCAGCCGAAGCTCCCAAAAAGGAGGAAAAAGCCAAAGCTCCTGCTCCTGCTCCCGAAGCCCCTGCACCGGCACCCGTAGAGGAAGCTGAAGTTGCAGAGCCCGAAGAAGCAGAAGAAGAAGTCCAGGCTGAAACATCCGAAGACATTGAAGGGGCCGAACTTGTCTATGTCGAAGGTTCGGATGAAGTCCGCAGGCAGGTCAATGGTGTCTGGCAACACAAGCATGGGAGCTATGATTACTGGCATCCAATGGCAAGGGTCCACAAGGAGGCTAAGGAATAA
- a CDS encoding 50S ribosomal protein L22: MARINYSINGDPETTSKAMGSELHISPKKSREVCCKIKGMKASEARKFLEDVIAMKQAVPFKKHHDGTGHRKGPMAAGRYPISASKEILKVLKNAESNAEYKGLEPANMYITHAAIQRGRVIHGFMPRARGRATPKDTETVNIEMILSEVR; encoded by the coding sequence ATGGCAAGAATCAATTACTCAATCAATGGAGACCCCGAAACTACCTCTAAAGCAATGGGTTCCGAACTTCACATCTCCCCCAAGAAATCCCGTGAGGTTTGCTGCAAGATTAAGGGTATGAAGGCCTCTGAAGCCAGGAAGTTCCTTGAGGACGTAATCGCCATGAAACAGGCAGTTCCCTTCAAGAAGCACCATGACGGAACGGGTCACAGGAAAGGGCCAATGGCTGCAGGAAGGTACCCTATAAGTGCCTCAAAAGAGATCTTAAAGGTCCTTAAAAATGCAGAAAGCAACGCCGAATATAAAGGCCTTGAACCTGCAAACATGTACATCACCCACGCCGCCATCCAGCGCGGAAGAGTGATTCATGGGTTCATGCCAAGGGCCAGGGGAAGGGCAACGCCCAAAGATACGGAAACTGTAAATATCGAGATGATCCTCTCCGAGGTGCGCTAA
- a CDS encoding 30S ribosomal protein S19, whose product MAKKSSSRLPKRKGEYTYRGKTVSELQELSLEEFAELLPSRERRSIKRGFTDGQKKVLHEFKEGKKVKTHHRDLIILPEMIGKTIEIHNGKGFVSVDLQPEMVGHRFGEFAPTRSRVNHGSAGVGATRSSKFVPLK is encoded by the coding sequence ATGGCAAAGAAATCATCATCAAGGTTACCGAAGAGAAAGGGTGAGTATACCTACCGCGGGAAGACCGTCTCAGAACTTCAGGAACTGAGTCTTGAAGAGTTTGCAGAACTCCTGCCATCAAGAGAGCGCAGGAGCATCAAGCGCGGGTTCACAGACGGGCAGAAGAAAGTCCTGCATGAGTTCAAGGAAGGAAAGAAGGTTAAGACCCATCACAGGGACCTGATCATCCTTCCCGAAATGATCGGAAAGACTATCGAAATCCACAACGGGAAAGGGTTTGTAAGTGTAGATCTCCAGCCTGAAATGGTCGGGCACCGCTTCGGAGAATTCGCACCTACAAGATCAAGAGTTAACCACGGCAGTGCCGGTGTGGGAGCAACCCGTTCAAGCAAGTTCGTACCGCTTAAATGA
- a CDS encoding 50S ribosomal protein L2, with amino-acid sequence MGKRLISQNRGRGTPTYRAPSHKYKADLRHPRVDENSSLRGEVIDIEHDPARSAPIAKVTFENGEELFLLASEGIAVGNIIECGDDAEVKPGNIVPIGNVPEGFFICNIESKPNDGGKFVRSSGVYATVVTHEPTRTAVSMPSGNIKWLNPKCRAVVGIVAGSGRVDRPWLKAGKKYHKMKTRAAKYPRVSAVAMNPVDHPFGGGAWKHPGKPTTVSRNAPPGRKVGLIAARRTGMKR; translated from the coding sequence ATGGGTAAAAGACTAATATCACAGAACAGGGGTCGAGGCACTCCGACCTACAGAGCTCCTTCTCACAAGTACAAGGCAGACCTGAGACACCCCCGTGTGGATGAAAACAGCTCCCTCCGGGGAGAAGTCATAGACATCGAGCACGACCCTGCTCGTTCAGCTCCTATAGCAAAAGTTACCTTTGAAAACGGAGAAGAACTTTTCCTTCTTGCTTCCGAAGGCATTGCCGTAGGGAATATTATCGAGTGCGGAGACGATGCTGAGGTAAAACCCGGGAACATTGTACCTATCGGAAATGTGCCCGAAGGTTTCTTCATCTGCAATATAGAATCAAAGCCAAACGACGGCGGCAAATTTGTCCGTTCCTCCGGAGTATATGCAACCGTTGTAACCCACGAACCGACCAGGACTGCAGTGTCCATGCCTTCGGGGAACATAAAATGGCTCAACCCCAAGTGCAGGGCAGTCGTCGGGATTGTTGCCGGCAGCGGCAGAGTGGACAGGCCGTGGCTTAAAGCCGGGAAAAAGTATCACAAAATGAAAACAAGGGCTGCAAAGTATCCGAGGGTTTCGGCTGTTGCTATGAACCCTGTTGACCACCCGTTCGGTGGAGGTGCCTGGAAACACCCTGGTAAGCCAACTACCGTTAGCAGAAACGCCCCGCCCGGAAGAAAGGTCGGACTGATTGCAGCAAGAAGGACCGGAATGAAGCGCTGA
- a CDS encoding 50S ribosomal protein L23, whose translation MSSINYPFVTEKAMMLLDENKLQFIVDTRSNKKQILEDVEKMYGFKVKSVRTMTTMKGMKKAVLAFEEPEAAHEIATRIGLM comes from the coding sequence ATGAGTTCTATCAATTATCCGTTTGTTACTGAAAAAGCGATGATGCTGCTTGATGAAAACAAGCTCCAGTTTATCGTTGATACCAGGTCAAACAAGAAGCAGATCTTAGAAGATGTTGAGAAGATGTACGGGTTCAAAGTAAAATCCGTGCGGACCATGACCACAATGAAGGGTATGAAAAAAGCAGTCCTTGCCTTTGAAGAACCTGAAGCGGCACATGAGATTGCAACCCGAATAGGACTTATGTGA
- the rpl4p gene encoding 50S ribosomal protein L4, whose protein sequence is MATAKTIDLTGKAVGEIELPAVFDADYRPDLIKKAVLAAQANRLQPYGPRLYAGMETSARGWGSGRGVSHVPRLVNSSRAARVPHAKGGRRAHPPKPEADRSEKVNTKERRYAIRSAIAATTDPTLVSLRGHIFEAELPIVAVNDLESLERTKQVIEFLEAAGLYEDVLRAKYGRHIRAGRGKLRGRKYKHKKSVLIVAGENTPILKAARNLSGVDVVTVDSLNAELLAPGTHAGRLTVWTESAIGKLEGAFQ, encoded by the coding sequence ATGGCTACAGCAAAAACCATAGACCTTACAGGAAAAGCTGTCGGGGAAATCGAGCTCCCTGCAGTGTTTGATGCGGACTACCGCCCGGACCTGATTAAAAAGGCAGTACTGGCAGCCCAGGCAAACAGGCTTCAGCCCTACGGTCCCCGCCTCTACGCAGGCATGGAGACCTCGGCAAGAGGCTGGGGTTCCGGAAGAGGTGTATCCCATGTCCCAAGGCTTGTAAACAGCAGCAGGGCTGCAAGAGTCCCGCATGCCAAGGGCGGAAGGAGAGCTCACCCACCAAAACCGGAAGCTGACAGGAGCGAGAAGGTCAACACAAAAGAGCGCCGCTACGCAATCCGTTCTGCAATCGCAGCAACCACAGATCCTACCCTTGTAAGCCTGAGAGGACACATTTTTGAAGCCGAACTTCCCATTGTCGCAGTAAACGACCTTGAAAGTCTCGAGCGGACAAAGCAGGTAATCGAGTTCCTCGAAGCTGCAGGGCTCTATGAGGACGTACTCAGGGCAAAATACGGGAGGCACATCAGGGCAGGCCGCGGAAAGCTCAGAGGCAGGAAATACAAGCACAAAAAGAGCGTCCTGATCGTTGCAGGAGAAAACACTCCTATCCTGAAAGCGGCAAGAAACCTTTCCGGAGTAGACGTCGTAACAGTGGACTCACTGAATGCCGAACTGCTCGCACCGGGCACTCACGCAGGTCGCCTTACTGTCTGGACAGAGTCTGCAATTGGAAAACTGGAGGGCGCATTCCAATGA
- the rpl3p gene encoding 50S ribosomal protein L3 produces MASIHRPKRGSLAFSPRKRAKSHIPRFRAWPEATGEPKLQSFAGYKVGMTHVIMVDDIKNSLTQGMEISVPVTVIETPAIRVAAIRAYAEDSTGEKAIAEVWAADLDPELKRRIPVPAAGNQAEALENIGKMIEEGKVSDIKSVIYTLPKSLTGVPKKVPDIMESGISARDLGTKFEYAKSILGTLVSVTDVFKNGTLVDTAAITIGKGTQGPVKRWGIQLMKGKHSRQGSLRQVGTLGAFNPSRVSWRVPQMGQMGYHQRTEFNKRILKIGSDGEEVTPEGGFINYGLVRGDYILIKGSVPGPSKRLIRLRDPIRAKKADLGEPNILYISRESKQG; encoded by the coding sequence ATGGCAAGCATACACCGACCAAAACGAGGTTCCCTTGCATTCAGTCCGCGCAAGAGGGCTAAGAGCCACATTCCAAGGTTCAGAGCCTGGCCGGAAGCGACAGGTGAGCCAAAGCTGCAGAGTTTTGCAGGTTATAAGGTGGGTATGACCCACGTGATCATGGTTGATGATATAAAGAACAGCCTTACCCAGGGTATGGAAATCTCCGTGCCTGTGACTGTAATCGAAACTCCTGCAATAAGGGTCGCAGCCATCCGGGCTTACGCAGAAGACAGCACCGGGGAAAAGGCAATCGCTGAGGTATGGGCAGCAGACCTTGATCCTGAACTCAAGCGCAGGATCCCCGTTCCGGCAGCAGGTAACCAGGCTGAAGCTCTTGAAAATATCGGAAAAATGATCGAAGAAGGCAAAGTAAGCGACATCAAGTCAGTTATCTACACCCTTCCAAAGAGCCTTACCGGTGTCCCCAAAAAGGTGCCGGACATCATGGAATCCGGGATCAGTGCAAGAGACCTCGGCACCAAATTCGAATACGCAAAATCAATCCTCGGCACCCTTGTAAGTGTTACCGATGTTTTCAAGAACGGAACACTTGTCGACACCGCAGCAATTACCATAGGGAAAGGTACCCAGGGCCCTGTAAAGCGCTGGGGTATTCAGCTGATGAAAGGCAAGCACTCCAGGCAGGGCAGCCTCAGACAGGTCGGTACCCTCGGGGCTTTCAACCCGTCCCGTGTCTCCTGGAGAGTCCCGCAGATGGGCCAGATGGGATACCACCAGAGGACTGAGTTTAACAAGCGCATCCTCAAGATCGGGTCCGATGGAGAAGAAGTCACTCCGGAAGGCGGGTTCATTAACTATGGGCTTGTCCGCGGCGACTATATCCTTATAAAAGGCAGTGTCCCCGGCCCTTCCAAGAGGCTTATAAGGCTCAGAGACCCTATCAGGGCAAAGAAAGCCGACCTTGGCGAACCCAACATCCTGTACATAAGCAGGGAATCCAAGCAGGGGTGA
- a CDS encoding PEF-CTERM sorting domain-containing protein produces the protein MKKISLFLVSIVLLLVVGAGNALAEDTLVTILNSKYGAGNFHEVTNTNEYEFQPGAYVVTALIVDKQSANVNPTGWYDSSDPDSMNLLFPTPEGSIGVSKSFNPGGKFGMYIEPSAGTTYYSKASLNGGVKRVRLFTLDTGGYVLGFEDSTDNDYQDVVLELKGASLNVPEFPTIAAPIAAILGLVFIFGRKKEGL, from the coding sequence ATGAAAAAAATATCCTTATTTTTGGTTAGTATCGTGCTTCTACTTGTGGTAGGGGCTGGAAATGCGTTGGCAGAGGACACTCTGGTGACTATTCTGAACAGTAAGTATGGGGCTGGGAATTTTCATGAAGTTACCAATACAAACGAGTATGAATTCCAGCCGGGAGCATATGTTGTTACTGCCTTGATCGTGGACAAACAGTCAGCTAACGTTAACCCTACAGGTTGGTATGATAGTTCCGACCCGGATTCTATGAATTTACTGTTTCCCACTCCTGAAGGATCAATAGGGGTTTCAAAGAGCTTTAATCCGGGTGGTAAGTTCGGTATGTATATTGAGCCTTCCGCTGGGACAACTTATTACAGTAAAGCAAGCCTGAATGGTGGGGTAAAACGTGTAAGGCTTTTTACTCTGGACACAGGAGGTTACGTCCTGGGATTTGAAGATTCAACCGATAATGACTACCAGGATGTAGTGCTTGAGCTCAAAGGGGCAAGTCTTAACGTTCCCGAATTCCCAACCATCGCGGCACCCATAGCAGCTATACTCGGATTGGTTTTCATCTTCGGACGTAAGAAAGAAGGGCTGTAA